The Blautia hydrogenotrophica DSM 10507 genome window below encodes:
- a CDS encoding DUF3784 domain-containing protein, with protein MFPLLMDLPMGLISLLLGLYFFRSNGKAASLLSGYNTKSVKEREKFDEKEMCRCYGKKMIIMGIVFLFAVVIDLIQPGLGCTLAWCIWTVLFILLLRDRARREK; from the coding sequence ATGTTTCCATTGCTCATGGATCTTCCTATGGGATTGATCTCGCTCCTTCTCGGACTCTATTTTTTCCGATCAAATGGCAAAGCTGCCTCTCTCCTGTCCGGCTACAATACAAAGTCCGTCAAAGAGCGCGAAAAATTTGATGAGAAAGAAATGTGCCGTTGTTACGGAAAAAAAATGATCATCATGGGAATAGTGTTTCTGTTCGCGGTTGTGATTGATCTAATCCAGCCAGGCCTGGGCTGTACTCTGGCTTGGTGCATATGGACTGTACTCTTTATTCTGTTGCTGAGAGACCGAGCAAGACGGGAAAAATAG
- the panB gene encoding 3-methyl-2-oxobutanoate hydroxymethyltransferase produces MTKKKCIHDLYKMKENGEKACWIVVYDSVFASYAEEAGVDMILCGDSMGMIVYGWPGTVPVTMDMSIAHCQGVRRGAPNTYLIGDMPFGSYHKSCEDAVANAIRFYKEADVDAIKLEGGVAVADKIRAIVNAGMVVFGHIGLTPQSSASMGGFKAQGRTTDSARAVIEDAVAVYKAGVRTLLLEGVPEEVCAYIHKMLPIPVYGIGAGADCDGQVLLSADLLGMYRNFTPKFAKKFADIGDIATQGMIDYVKEVKDGVFPAPEHKYKLSGGAAEFEKLFDEMSPLFE; encoded by the coding sequence ATGACTAAAAAAAAGTGTATACATGACCTATATAAGATGAAAGAAAACGGAGAAAAGGCCTGCTGGATTGTAGTATACGACAGCGTATTCGCCTCCTATGCTGAGGAAGCTGGGGTGGATATGATACTCTGCGGTGACTCCATGGGCATGATTGTCTATGGCTGGCCGGGTACCGTTCCCGTCACCATGGACATGAGCATTGCCCATTGTCAGGGTGTGCGCCGCGGCGCTCCCAACACCTATCTTATCGGCGATATGCCGTTCGGTTCTTATCATAAAAGCTGTGAGGATGCTGTCGCCAACGCAATTCGCTTCTACAAAGAGGCAGACGTGGACGCCATTAAACTCGAAGGCGGCGTCGCCGTCGCAGATAAAATACGCGCCATCGTCAACGCAGGGATGGTCGTCTTCGGTCACATTGGCCTCACTCCGCAAAGCTCCGCTTCTATGGGCGGTTTCAAAGCACAGGGGCGCACCACAGATTCCGCCCGCGCGGTCATCGAGGATGCTGTCGCTGTTTACAAAGCCGGCGTGCGCACACTACTTCTCGAAGGCGTACCTGAAGAGGTCTGCGCCTACATACACAAAATGCTGCCTATTCCGGTCTATGGCATTGGTGCCGGCGCGGACTGTGACGGACAGGTACTGCTCAGCGCTGACCTGCTGGGTATGTACAGAAACTTCACGCCTAAGTTTGCGAAGAAGTTTGCCGACATCGGAGATATTGCTACTCAAGGCATGATCGACTACGTGAAGGAAGTCAAGGACGGAGTCTTCCCTGCACCGGAACACAAATACAAACTTTCCGGCGGTGCTGCTGAATTTGAAAAACTATTTGATGAAATGTCTCCGCTTTTCGAATGA
- a CDS encoding GntR family transcriptional regulator, with protein sequence MQIIISNNADKPIYEQITSQFKAMIMSGELHAGDTIPSVRALAKSIHVSVITVRKAYEELHREGFIETAVGRGSFVAARNKEFYQEEQQRLAEEHLQIAAEIGRINQISLETLKELLTIFYMEDE encoded by the coding sequence ATGCAGATTATTATCAGTAACAATGCAGATAAACCTATTTATGAGCAGATTACGTCACAGTTTAAAGCTATGATTATGAGTGGAGAGTTGCATGCCGGGGATACAATTCCTTCTGTGAGAGCGCTGGCAAAGTCGATTCATGTCAGTGTCATCACCGTTCGGAAGGCATACGAAGAGCTGCACAGGGAGGGGTTCATAGAAACTGCTGTGGGCAGAGGAAGCTTTGTGGCGGCGAGAAATAAGGAATTTTACCAGGAAGAACAGCAGCGGTTGGCAGAAGAACATTTACAGATTGCGGCAGAGATAGGGAGAATCAATCAGATTTCTCTAGAGACTTTAAAAGAGTTGCTAACGATTTTTTATATGGAGGACGAGTAA
- a CDS encoding PLP-dependent aminotransferase family protein, producing the protein MPKFAQRIYDMESSAKIIRALFGAMDSPNIISLGGGAPASDALPVEAVHDICTDVITRNKRGVEALQYGSVLGVSDLRKNVADILLKPKGLEAELDEIIIVNGGLETMNLLCQVYINPGDVILVESPTFVHCVEIFEMFQARCVGVECDDCGMILEDVEKKIQKLHPKLVYIIPTFQNPTGKTFPLERRKKLAEIGSKYDVIILEDDPYQELRYSGEPLPPIKCFDKTGHTVYANSFSKIFSPGSRLGFCHASHDIITKLFDAKTATNSHTSTFAQVVCAEFFNRGLFSSQLKKLCEIHRERRDVMMNCFAKYMPGGTKWVHPDGGLFSWVELPGGIDTAALLPEANAAGIHYIAGSSFYVQGGNMGSNAMRVSFGNVTPEKIDIAVQQLASLVKNKL; encoded by the coding sequence ATGCCGAAATTTGCACAGAGAATATATGACATGGAAAGCTCTGCCAAAATCATTCGCGCACTGTTCGGCGCGATGGATTCCCCTAACATTATATCTCTCGGCGGCGGCGCCCCTGCAAGCGATGCGCTGCCAGTAGAAGCAGTTCACGACATCTGTACTGATGTTATCACCCGCAACAAACGCGGCGTGGAGGCGTTACAATATGGCTCCGTTCTCGGCGTATCCGACCTCAGAAAAAACGTCGCAGACATTCTGCTCAAACCTAAGGGGCTGGAGGCAGAGCTTGACGAGATCATCATCGTTAACGGTGGTCTTGAAACCATGAACCTGCTCTGTCAAGTCTATATCAACCCCGGTGACGTTATTCTGGTGGAATCGCCCACCTTTGTCCACTGTGTGGAGATCTTCGAGATGTTCCAGGCTAGGTGCGTCGGTGTTGAGTGTGACGACTGTGGCATGATACTCGAAGATGTAGAAAAGAAAATACAAAAGCTGCATCCCAAACTTGTATATATCATTCCCACCTTCCAAAACCCAACTGGCAAGACTTTCCCTCTTGAACGTCGGAAAAAGCTGGCTGAAATAGGCAGCAAGTATGATGTTATCATCCTTGAAGACGATCCATACCAGGAGTTGCGGTATAGTGGAGAACCTCTCCCGCCCATCAAGTGTTTCGACAAGACTGGCCATACCGTATACGCCAACAGTTTTTCAAAGATATTCTCACCTGGAAGCCGACTGGGATTTTGTCATGCAAGCCACGATATCATCACAAAGCTTTTCGACGCCAAAACTGCAACGAATTCGCACACCTCTACCTTCGCTCAGGTCGTCTGCGCCGAATTCTTCAACCGCGGACTGTTTTCCTCTCAGCTCAAAAAGCTCTGTGAGATCCACCGTGAACGCCGTGATGTGATGATGAACTGCTTCGCTAAATATATGCCAGGCGGCACGAAGTGGGTACACCCTGACGGAGGGCTCTTCAGTTGGGTGGAGCTGCCAGGAGGCATTGACACTGCTGCACTGCTGCCTGAAGCCAATGCTGCCGGTATCCACTACATAGCTGGTTCCAGCTTCTACGTTCAAGGCGGTAACATGGGTTCAAATGCTATGCGCGTAAGCTTCGGTAATGTTACACCTGAAAAAATCGACATCGCCGTACAGCAGCTCGCCTCACTTGTCAAAAACAAACTGTAA
- a CDS encoding ABC-2 transporter permease, which translates to MRGLLINNFYGIAENVKIFIGVIVFAGVIFSILGDTSMVSVFAFIPAPVMAILAVSCLRKESASRWCQYKCTLPVRRKDIVKSQYISHAVCGAAGCAAVALFLTVSVLIHGNVYFYYGFRDAVTLVLGGGILAFLIGAVAYPLYYWWGEERAEIAMVLAVLGAAGIVVALSMLANVIVQGETVSDFTYYVSLVIILVVTVAAYMGSYAISAMIYKKVER; encoded by the coding sequence ATGAGAGGTCTGTTGATAAATAATTTTTATGGAATTGCGGAGAATGTGAAAATATTTATAGGAGTGATTGTCTTTGCGGGAGTGATTTTTTCAATTTTAGGAGATACTTCCATGGTCAGTGTTTTTGCATTTATTCCGGCTCCAGTGATGGCAATTCTCGCCGTTTCATGTCTGAGAAAAGAGAGTGCCTCGAGATGGTGTCAATATAAATGTACTTTACCGGTGAGACGAAAAGATATTGTGAAGAGTCAATATATCAGTCATGCGGTCTGTGGAGCGGCAGGTTGTGCAGCAGTGGCACTTTTTTTGACAGTGTCTGTCTTGATTCATGGAAATGTTTACTTTTATTATGGTTTTCGTGATGCGGTCACTTTGGTTCTGGGAGGAGGCATCCTGGCCTTCTTGATTGGTGCAGTGGCCTATCCTCTGTATTATTGGTGGGGAGAAGAAAGGGCGGAGATCGCCATGGTTTTGGCTGTGCTGGGAGCGGCAGGGATTGTCGTTGCCCTGAGTATGCTCGCCAATGTGATTGTTCAGGGCGAGACGGTGTCTGATTTCACTTATTATGTGAGCCTGGTGATTATTTTGGTTGTGACAGTGGCCGCGTATATGGGGTCTTATGCCATATCGGCAATGATTTATAAGAAAGTGGAAAGATAA
- a CDS encoding NosD domain-containing protein, with translation MAGKNYYDVTDWNTGNPYEDIGEVINSIIADIKCRQSEADVEEGGKPGAVIYIPSGDYHLRTQVVIDISYLKIMGSGHGFVSSSIRYNLPESEWADLHEVWPGGSRILVEISAKDTGEEAAGAAFYVERNGNPRISSVEFENFCIDGLHFTDDGSGVENPENTYTNGKTGIYVASAQDSFRLTGMGIVYLEHGVTIYHADALSVHDNFIAECGNCLELRGWGQASKITDNLMGAGYKGYSIYAQNFGGLLIGSNNIFPRGKSSIHFDNVARSSITGNRFHSFYPGMLVFEGNCSENLVSSNHFLRDNEPWAPMLEYNNGLNDLYGLLCISGNYNSIIANHISESIHGQSIHPAGEKPVIIHLTSGMGNYISSNHIVATTEASSEQTEASDSCFSAQVDALTMTDQRVPLEVIAVLVEKESIQNTVLDTGMDSQVIMDKSANAFRATPGIGE, from the coding sequence ATGGCTGGTAAAAATTATTATGATGTAACAGATTGGAACACTGGAAATCCTTACGAGGACATCGGAGAAGTGATCAACAGTATCATCGCAGATATAAAGTGCAGACAATCGGAGGCTGATGTTGAGGAAGGCGGAAAACCAGGTGCGGTGATCTATATCCCGTCGGGGGATTACCATCTTCGCACGCAGGTAGTGATTGACATCAGCTATCTGAAAATTATGGGTTCAGGACATGGGTTTGTGTCTTCCAGTATTCGTTATAATCTGCCGGAGAGCGAATGGGCGGATTTACACGAAGTATGGCCGGGAGGCAGCCGTATTCTGGTGGAAATTTCTGCGAAAGACACAGGGGAGGAAGCGGCAGGAGCAGCGTTTTATGTGGAGAGAAACGGAAATCCTCGTATCAGCTCGGTGGAATTTGAGAATTTCTGCATTGACGGACTGCATTTTACAGATGATGGCTCAGGAGTGGAGAACCCAGAAAATACCTATACGAATGGAAAAACGGGAATCTATGTAGCCAGTGCGCAGGACTCCTTTCGGCTTACCGGAATGGGAATTGTGTATCTAGAACATGGCGTCACGATTTATCATGCGGATGCGTTGTCTGTGCATGATAATTTTATCGCTGAATGTGGAAACTGCCTGGAATTAAGAGGCTGGGGCCAGGCGTCCAAGATTACCGATAACCTCATGGGAGCGGGGTATAAAGGATATTCAATTTATGCCCAGAATTTTGGGGGACTTTTGATCGGCTCCAATAATATTTTTCCCAGAGGAAAGAGCAGTATTCATTTTGACAACGTGGCACGTTCGAGTATCACCGGGAATCGTTTTCATTCTTTTTATCCGGGAATGCTGGTGTTTGAGGGAAATTGTTCAGAAAATCTGGTCTCTTCCAATCATTTTCTGCGTGACAATGAACCGTGGGCGCCGATGCTAGAATATAACAATGGTTTGAACGATCTATATGGTCTTCTGTGTATCAGCGGCAATTATAATTCCATTATTGCCAATCATATTTCAGAATCCATTCATGGACAAAGCATTCATCCGGCCGGTGAAAAACCGGTGATTATCCATCTTACGTCGGGCATGGGAAATTATATTTCTTCCAACCATATAGTTGCCACGACAGAAGCTTCCAGTGAGCAGACAGAAGCATCCGATTCTTGTTTTTCCGCGCAGGTAGATGCGCTGACGATGACGGATCAAAGGGTGCCGTTGGAGGTGATAGCGGTACTGGTGGAAAAGGAATCCATACAAAATACCGTGTTGGATACAGGAATGGACAGCCAGGTAATCATGGATAAGTCGGCAAATGCTTTCAGAGCAACTCCAGGAATCGGAGAGTAA
- a CDS encoding carbohydrate kinase family protein: MRKEYDVTALGELLIDFTENGSSGQGNPLLEANPGGAPCNVLAMLQKLGRKTAFIGKVGQDLFGSTLRETIEAVGINSEGLVMDKDVHTTLAFVHTFPDGDREFSFYRSPGADMMLRREEVLKEKIQASRIFHFGTLSFTHESVKEASEYAIQCAKEAGAWISFDPNLREPLWENLEEAKKAMEYGMECCDILKIADNELTFITGETDYDKGALYLKEKYQIPLVCVTLGKNGSRAYYKDWITAAEPFLQENTIETTGAGDTFTGCILDTVLEKGLEELTKEDLRQMLRFANAAAALITTKKGALKVMPEKVEIEQLLSGKG; this comes from the coding sequence ATGCGTAAGGAATACGATGTGACGGCTTTGGGAGAGCTTTTGATTGATTTTACAGAGAATGGAAGTAGCGGGCAGGGGAATCCTCTGTTGGAAGCGAATCCAGGCGGAGCGCCGTGCAATGTGCTGGCGATGCTACAGAAGCTGGGAAGAAAGACGGCGTTTATCGGAAAGGTAGGACAGGATTTGTTTGGCAGTACGTTACGGGAGACGATAGAAGCTGTGGGAATCAATTCTGAGGGGCTGGTGATGGACAAAGACGTACATACAACGCTTGCATTCGTGCATACGTTTCCTGACGGGGACCGGGAGTTTTCTTTTTACCGTAGTCCGGGAGCCGACATGATGCTGAGAAGAGAGGAAGTCTTAAAGGAAAAGATTCAGGCTTCCAGGATTTTTCACTTTGGGACTTTATCTTTTACCCATGAGAGTGTAAAGGAAGCCTCAGAATATGCGATTCAGTGTGCAAAAGAGGCTGGAGCTTGGATTTCTTTTGACCCCAATCTGCGGGAACCGCTTTGGGAGAATCTGGAGGAAGCGAAAAAAGCCATGGAATACGGAATGGAATGCTGTGATATTTTAAAGATTGCGGACAATGAACTGACGTTTATAACTGGGGAGACGGACTATGACAAAGGGGCACTGTACCTTAAAGAAAAGTATCAGATTCCCCTGGTCTGTGTGACACTGGGGAAAAATGGCAGTAGGGCTTACTATAAGGACTGGATTACCGCGGCGGAGCCGTTTTTGCAGGAAAATACCATAGAGACCACCGGCGCGGGGGATACTTTCACCGGATGTATTCTGGATACAGTGCTTGAAAAGGGCTTAGAGGAACTTACAAAGGAAGATCTCAGGCAGATGCTTCGTTTCGCCAATGCCGCTGCGGCATTGATTACGACGAAAAAAGGAGCTTTAAAGGTGATGCCTGAAAAAGTGGAGATAGAACAGCTGTTGTCAGGGAAAGGCTGA
- a CDS encoding ABC transporter ATP-binding protein, which translates to MESILRLKEVSKAYKKSDFRLEQISFSVPYGSIVGFVGENGAGKSTTIGCVLNTISRDSGSIEVFGREMQEQDVEIKQRIGVVYDGENFPGYYSAGQLSDIFRGIYEKWDDALFQFYLKEFGLSKGQKIKTYSKGMTMKLAIAAALSHHPDLLILDEATSGLDPSMRDEMLDIFLDFVGTEKRSILFSTHITSDLEKIADYIVLIHKGKILLTEEKDKIVYHYGVMRCGKGQFNAMEENDKIAWRRRDYQIDVLVSDREKILKKYPGTVVDHVSIDELVVLLTKGEKR; encoded by the coding sequence ATGGAGAGTATTCTAAGACTGAAAGAGGTGTCAAAGGCTTATAAAAAATCTGATTTTCGACTCGAACAGATTTCCTTTTCTGTACCTTATGGTTCTATTGTGGGATTTGTTGGAGAAAACGGAGCGGGAAAATCCACGACAATCGGATGCGTTTTAAACACAATATCCCGTGACAGCGGTTCCATAGAGGTATTTGGAAGGGAAATGCAGGAACAGGATGTAGAAATAAAGCAGAGGATTGGGGTTGTCTATGATGGAGAGAATTTTCCTGGATATTATTCAGCGGGACAGCTCTCTGACATTTTTAGAGGAATTTACGAGAAATGGGATGACGCGCTTTTTCAGTTTTATCTGAAAGAATTTGGGCTCAGTAAAGGTCAGAAAATCAAGACCTATTCCAAGGGAATGACAATGAAGCTGGCAATCGCAGCAGCGCTTTCCCATCATCCAGACTTGTTGATTTTGGACGAGGCTACCAGTGGGCTTGACCCAAGTATGAGGGATGAGATGCTGGATATTTTTTTGGACTTTGTCGGCACAGAAAAACGTTCCATTTTATTCTCTACTCATATTACCAGTGACTTGGAAAAGATTGCAGACTATATCGTTCTCATTCATAAAGGGAAAATCCTGCTGACGGAGGAAAAAGATAAAATTGTTTACCATTATGGAGTGATGCGATGCGGGAAGGGCCAATTTAATGCGATGGAGGAAAATGACAAAATTGCTTGGCGCAGGCGGGACTATCAGATCGACGTGTTGGTATCAGACAGGGAAAAGATCTTGAAAAAGTATCCGGGGACGGTGGTCGATCATGTTTCTATTGACGAATTGGTGGTATTGCTGACGAAAGGGGAGAAAAGATGA
- a CDS encoding carbohydrate ABC transporter permease yields the protein MKKKGEVWKRLGIGLSVILTVFWLFPYLYVVCCSFKPGSEVIAVPPSFFPKVFSVENFSGLLERMDAMKYLLNSLSVSLISTVIALILGALAAYAIQRSGAKLSILLVVLVLCLKMIPTSSIVVPIYELICNLGLYDTRIALVIVYSAINMPFVMWTMLSFYEGIPTSLDEAAYVDGASSLQTFRKVILPICKPGLATAFIFTLFLAWNDFLVALLLTSTNAKTFTVGLAGFLSAYNLDLGPMCAGAFLFSFPVMIISLAAQKYIVQGMTAGAVKG from the coding sequence GTGAAGAAAAAAGGTGAAGTCTGGAAAAGACTGGGAATCGGTTTGTCAGTGATTCTTACGGTATTTTGGCTTTTTCCGTATTTATATGTGGTTTGTTGTTCCTTTAAACCGGGCTCAGAAGTAATTGCGGTTCCGCCAAGCTTTTTCCCAAAGGTTTTCTCTGTTGAGAATTTTTCAGGATTGTTAGAGAGAATGGATGCGATGAAGTATTTGCTGAACAGTTTGAGTGTTTCTCTGATAAGCACAGTCATTGCGCTGATTCTTGGAGCGCTCGCAGCATATGCGATTCAGCGTTCAGGTGCAAAGCTTTCTATTCTGTTGGTCGTTCTGGTGCTGTGTCTGAAGATGATTCCTACATCAAGTATTGTCGTGCCAATTTATGAATTGATTTGCAATCTGGGTCTATATGATACGAGAATTGCCTTGGTTATTGTGTATTCAGCTATTAATATGCCCTTTGTGATGTGGACAATGCTGAGTTTTTATGAGGGAATTCCTACATCATTGGACGAGGCGGCGTATGTGGACGGTGCGAGCAGTCTGCAAACATTCCGAAAGGTGATTTTGCCGATTTGTAAGCCTGGTTTGGCGACTGCATTTATTTTTACATTATTCCTTGCCTGGAATGATTTCCTTGTGGCGTTGTTATTGACTAGCACGAACGCAAAGACGTTTACCGTTGGACTGGCAGGGTTCTTGTCGGCCTATAATTTGGATTTGGGACCAATGTGTGCAGGAGCATTTTTATTTAGTTTCCCAGTGATGATTATTTCACTGGCAGCCCAAAAATATATCGTACAGGGAATGACGGCAGGGGCAGTAAAAGGTTAA
- a CDS encoding cyclase family protein encodes MENLKLWEDLKNWKKNCDFVELSHEFSPDTPHWSGFPAMNAEMIFDYPDVFRVHIVQVATQYGTHVDAPAHFVPGKRMLNELRADEMVLPLCVIDLSAKSAKNCDYIFTAEDLHQWEAIHGEIPSGSFVAVRTDWSKRADLDNMDEKGMKHYPGWGLDALKFLVEQRNVTAIGHETSDTDAPVSSAKIGYVGEYYILEQERYQIELLKNLDKVPATGAVIICGFPRGVNLTGFTARCIAVCPKD; translated from the coding sequence ATGGAGAATCTTAAACTTTGGGAGGATCTCAAGAACTGGAAAAAAAACTGTGATTTTGTGGAACTCTCTCATGAGTTCTCACCAGACACGCCGCATTGGTCCGGTTTCCCAGCCATGAACGCAGAAATGATTTTTGACTATCCAGATGTATTCCGCGTTCATATAGTACAAGTCGCCACACAGTATGGCACCCACGTAGACGCCCCAGCACACTTCGTGCCTGGCAAACGGATGCTTAACGAACTACGCGCCGACGAGATGGTGCTGCCACTCTGCGTCATAGATCTCAGCGCAAAATCAGCCAAAAACTGTGACTATATCTTCACAGCCGAAGATCTGCACCAGTGGGAGGCGATCCACGGCGAAATCCCATCCGGCAGCTTCGTCGCCGTGCGCACAGACTGGAGCAAGCGCGCCGACCTGGACAACATGGATGAAAAAGGCATGAAACATTATCCCGGCTGGGGGCTTGACGCGCTTAAATTCCTCGTAGAACAGCGCAATGTCACCGCCATTGGCCATGAGACCAGTGATACTGACGCTCCAGTCAGCTCAGCAAAAATCGGTTATGTGGGAGAATACTATATTCTCGAACAGGAGCGCTATCAAATTGAACTCCTGAAAAATCTCGACAAAGTTCCCGCAACCGGCGCTGTCATCATCTGTGGTTTTCCACGCGGAGTGAATCTTACCGGTTTTACCGCCCGCTGCATTGCCGTCTGTCCTAAAGATTAA
- a CDS encoding LysR family transcriptional regulator yields the protein MSLWDYKILDLIVKEGNLRKAAESMHLTPAAVSHSLAKLEKEFGLPLFVRGRRSMELTQYGKMLLPHIRTILDADMRLHSELQRIKGDMNGLVRIGVINSVCCAWLPAILQRLHESLPDVSINIYQGGYDELENGLLNGSLELAFVSLPTRKNLAAIPLLHDRLLCITPSSFIPVNVSYITLEEIKHFELIIPGPGSDFDAIAFMEANGLDTKSVHSIQEDSSIIALVESGLGVSIMPELVLEKNSRGINVYPIESAPYRLIGIATLTNTHPSSPVSAIVKLIMDYVREEYPTEMPYFRK from the coding sequence ATGTCATTGTGGGATTATAAAATATTAGATCTTATCGTGAAAGAGGGCAATCTTAGAAAAGCGGCAGAGTCCATGCATCTGACGCCGGCAGCAGTCAGTCATTCGTTGGCTAAATTAGAGAAGGAATTTGGACTGCCTCTGTTTGTGCGTGGCCGTCGCAGTATGGAACTTACACAGTACGGTAAAATGCTTTTGCCACATATACGCACAATACTGGACGCGGACATGCGCCTGCACTCAGAACTTCAGCGTATCAAAGGTGATATGAACGGCCTTGTGCGGATTGGTGTCATCAACAGTGTTTGTTGTGCGTGGCTGCCGGCAATTTTGCAGCGGCTGCATGAGAGTCTGCCCGACGTGAGTATCAATATTTATCAAGGTGGTTACGACGAACTGGAGAACGGTCTGCTTAATGGTTCTCTTGAGCTGGCGTTTGTAAGCCTTCCTACGCGCAAAAACCTTGCCGCAATTCCTCTGCTGCATGATCGTCTGTTGTGTATTACTCCTAGCAGTTTTATACCTGTCAACGTCTCTTATATAACTCTTGAGGAAATAAAACATTTTGAACTTATTATACCTGGACCAGGTTCAGATTTCGACGCAATCGCTTTCATGGAAGCAAACGGTCTTGATACTAAGTCAGTACACTCAATACAGGAGGACAGCTCCATCATTGCTCTTGTGGAAAGTGGCCTTGGTGTCAGTATCATGCCGGAGCTGGTACTGGAAAAGAACAGCAGAGGCATAAATGTCTATCCGATTGAGAGCGCACCTTACCGATTGATAGGCATTGCCACTTTGACAAACACCCATCCGTCTAGTCCCGTCTCTGCAATTGTGAAACTTATTATGGATTATGTCCGGGAAGAGTATCCGACAGAAATGCCATACTTTAGAAAGTAA
- a CDS encoding glycoside hydrolase family 32 protein, with protein sequence MSKELMKQNIEKAQREIDSKKDIVKKGKMRQRYHFMAQTGWLNDPNGLIYFRGKYHFFFQHNPYNGFWDSMHWGHAVSDDMLHWEYLPLALAPSETYDNHLRGGCFSGSAIEHDGKLYLMFTGATNEGKGNEQTQCIAYSEDGIHFEKYAGNPVLIAPEGVPTDCFRDPKVWKHEDTYYMVCGASRDNKGQALLYRSKDMIHWTYFNVLAESRGEWGYMWECPDFYPMGDKYVLTFSPMGAGEHTSVYLVGDFDYLTGKFCCHVSGEIDWGLDYYAPQSFLAPDGRRIIVGWSNEWEWMPLWKDWGPTYKEGWCGFFNIPREVRMRKDGTLQFLPIREVETIRENPKRIAELAVSEEYTELEAGDGVCFELKLKIDLQRTNADELELDLRCGAERRTICLFHFKKGEMRVDRNAADGWSKGVSRSVLYLQGKKELDVHILSDQSSLEIFTDQYQNNHSNNIFAKASQNQLRVRARGGNAVLRDIETYGLRA encoded by the coding sequence ATGTCTAAAGAGTTGATGAAACAGAATATTGAAAAGGCTCAGCGAGAGATAGATAGTAAGAAAGATATTGTAAAGAAAGGAAAGATGCGTCAGCGTTATCACTTTATGGCGCAGACCGGATGGTTAAATGATCCCAATGGTTTGATTTATTTTAGAGGAAAATACCATTTCTTTTTTCAGCATAATCCGTATAATGGATTTTGGGACAGTATGCATTGGGGACACGCGGTCAGCGATGATATGCTACACTGGGAATACCTTCCTTTGGCATTGGCGCCCAGTGAGACCTATGATAATCACTTGAGAGGAGGCTGCTTTTCTGGAAGCGCTATTGAACATGACGGCAAACTGTATTTAATGTTCACAGGGGCCACGAATGAGGGAAAAGGAAATGAGCAGACACAGTGTATTGCATACAGTGAAGATGGAATTCATTTTGAAAAATATGCGGGAAATCCTGTGCTGATTGCTCCAGAGGGTGTTCCGACGGACTGTTTTCGAGACCCGAAGGTGTGGAAACATGAAGACACTTATTATATGGTGTGCGGGGCGAGCCGAGACAATAAGGGACAGGCGCTGCTGTACCGGTCGAAGGATATGATTCACTGGACCTATTTTAATGTACTGGCTGAGAGCCGCGGAGAATGGGGATATATGTGGGAATGTCCGGACTTTTATCCTATGGGGGATAAATATGTGCTGACGTTCTCGCCCATGGGTGCCGGAGAACATACCTCGGTATATCTGGTGGGTGATTTTGATTACCTGACAGGAAAATTCTGCTGCCATGTAAGCGGTGAAATCGATTGGGGGTTAGACTATTATGCACCTCAATCTTTCTTGGCCCCAGATGGGAGAAGGATTATCGTCGGATGGTCCAATGAATGGGAGTGGATGCCTTTGTGGAAAGATTGGGGGCCGACCTATAAGGAAGGTTGGTGCGGATTTTTCAATATCCCAAGGGAAGTGCGCATGAGGAAAGATGGCACGCTGCAGTTTTTGCCGATCAGAGAGGTGGAGACGATACGGGAGAATCCAAAAAGAATAGCAGAACTGGCGGTCTCGGAGGAATACACAGAGCTGGAAGCCGGAGATGGTGTGTGCTTTGAGCTGAAGCTGAAGATAGATCTTCAAAGAACAAATGCGGATGAACTGGAATTGGATCTGCGCTGCGGAGCAGAAAGAAGGACGATCTGTCTGTTTCATTTCAAAAAAGGGGAAATGCGTGTGGACAGAAACGCGGCGGACGGCTGGAGTAAGGGAGTTTCCAGGAGCGTTCTGTATTTGCAAGGGAAAAAAGAATTGGATGTGCATATTTTATCTGATCAGAGTTCCCTTGAAATTTTTACGGACCAGTATCAGAATAATCATTCCAACAATATATTCGCAAAAGCTTCGCAGAATCAGCTGAGAGTTCGTGCCCGTGGAGGCAATGCAGTCCTTAGAGATATTGAGACTTATGGATTAAGAGCGTAA